In Juglans regia cultivar Chandler chromosome 13, Walnut 2.0, whole genome shotgun sequence, the following proteins share a genomic window:
- the LOC118344211 gene encoding uncharacterized protein LOC118344211 → MISEEDCNKALSREVNDIDGIPYRPFHWTPEFKEEEEPSLVPVWIVLPGLPPNYYHESFLKILTAPIGRFIRSDNSTRCVTRTDGARICVEMDVAKTPLLSFWIGMPGLGTSRKQEIVYEALPAFCSKCHIQGHNLKTCHAGKKNVGSNVWVRQKDPIVEEPTDKNNIPVLETTNIPVLEHTEVESKEPAEEDRVLVVQTDNLDHLELEPEKDQEDNLEIPEIAEEMIPRIMNGHLACANRLTETELETDMREGEVIPSSAEKEVYDGPAEEVCLEDGSMSDPEPEKCAEVFLQEKEYHSAAEDEVVKRKYQKRQFEKIRSSRRVITRTQKFSQ, encoded by the coding sequence atgatTTCAGAAGAGGATTGCAATAAGGCTCTGTCTCGTGAAGTCAATGATATCGATGGAATTCCTTACCGTCCATTCCACTGGACTCCagaatttaaagaagaagaagaaccttcGCTTGTTCCTGTGTGGATTGTACTTCCAGGTTTGCCTCCAAATTACTATCATGAATCTTTCCTTAAAATTCTTACTGCACCTATTGGTAGATTTATTAGAAGTGATAACTCTACTCGTTGTGTTACTCGGACTGATGGTGCTCGCATCTGTGTTGAAATGGATGTTGCTAAGACACCGTTACtttctttttggattggaaTGCCTGGTTTGGGAACTAGCAGAAAGcaagaaattgtttatgaagCGTTGCCAGCGTTCTGTTCTAAATGCCATATACAGGGACATAATTTAAAGACTTGCCAtgctgggaaaaaaaatgtaggaagTAATGTGTGGGTTCGGCAAAAAGATCCGATCGTGGAGGAGCCGACGGATAAGAATAATATTCCAGTTCTTGAAACTACTAATATTCCAGTTCTTGAACATACAGAGGTTGAGTCAAAAGAACCAGCTGAGGAGGATCGGGTGTTAGTTGTTCAAACGGATAATCTTGATCATTTGGAGTTGGAACCGGAAAAGGATCAAGAGGATAATCTTGAGATTCCGGAAATTGCGGAAGAGATGATTCCAAGAATTATGAACGGACATTTGGCTTGTGCGAACCGTTTGACGGAAACAGAATTAGAAACAGATAtgagggagggagaagttattcCTAGTTCTGCAGAAAAAGAAGTATATGATGGACCTGCGGAAGAGGTATGTCTGGAAGATGGCTCGATGTCTGATCCGGAGCCTGAGAAATGTGCGGAAGTTTTTTTGCAAGAGAAGGAATATCACTCGGCTGCTGAAGATGAAGTTGTTAAGCGTAAATATCAAAAGAGGCAGTTTGAGAAGATCCGTAGTTCTAGGCGGGTGATCACTAGAACACAAAAGTTTTCTCAATGA
- the LOC108999248 gene encoding uncharacterized protein LOC108999248, protein MRLLKFDEAISNETDGGKIWVFWKNELDVQVVRMSSQFVSLCITEGSNHFMGNFIYAKCNRLERQLLWEELNSDRMGGEPCFFDGDFNVIRSDIERCGGRPRNRVAIDEFNKWIHQGGLLEMNSQGSKFTWCNGQQGLSRAWAKLDRVLLDANFLSLFPTAHCLYLPRTISDHCPMVIEFLSDPFSYGPPPFRFQQMWVEHPDFMTLVQKVWYESVIGSGLFKLATKLKKLKVALRVWNKSVFGRTNTQIAILEDKIENLENLLQRGWDDDIERELVRTSNELSSWRIREDIRLAQMAKIKWRMGGDRNTKFFHVWLSNKKHRKIHQLRTSNGLEFNSPKAIHLGAVDYFSDFLQRSNPVREVPDLSSLISSVINDEDCVRLCGIPSLVEVKEALSTIPINSSPGFLSKMISLEQGAFIPGRSIFDNISLT, encoded by the exons ATGCGGTTATTGAAATTTGATGAGGCGATATCAAATGAGACTGATGGTGGTAAAATctgggtgttttggaaaaatgaattgGATGTGCAGGTGGTTCGCATGAGTTCGCAGTTTGTGTCATTATGCATTACCGAAGGAAGTAATCATTTCatgggtaattttatttatgcaaagtgtaataGGCTTGAACGACAACTGCTTTGGGAGGAGTTGAATTCGGATAGAATGGGTGGGGAGCCGTGTTTCTTTGATGGGGATTTCAATGTAATTCGGTCGGATATTGAGAGGTGTGGTGGGCGTCCGAGGAATAGAGTTGCaattgatgagtttaataaatgGATTCATCAGGGTGGGTTGTTGGAAATGAATTCACAAGGTAGTAagtttacatggtgtaatggtcagcaaGGTTTATCTAGAGCTTGGGCAAAGCTGGATAGAGTTTTACTTGATGCAAATTTTCTATCTCTTTTTCCGACTGCTCATTGTTTGTATCTTCCTAGGACTATATCGGACCATTGTCCTATGGTTATAGAATTTTTAagtgatcctttctcttatggtccACCTCCATTTcgttttcagcaaatgtgggttgagcatccGGATTTTATGACTCTTGTTCAAAAGGTTTGGTATGAATCGGTTATTGGTTCGGGGCTGTTTAAATTAGCCactaaacttaaaaaacttaAGGTGGCGTTGCGTGTATGGAACAAGAGTGTATTTGGGAGAACTAATACTCAGATTGCTATTCTTGAAGATAAGATTGAGAATCTGGAAAATTTGTTGCAGAGAGGTTgggatgatgatattgaaaGGGAATTAGTAAGGACTTCTAATGAGTTGTCTTCTTGGAGGATTAGGGAGGATATTAGATTGGCACAAATGGCTAAAATTAAGTGGAGAATGGGTGGTGAtaggaatacaaaattttttcatgtgtggttATCTAATAAAAAGCATAGGAAAATTCATCAGTTAAGAACCTCGAATGGGTTGGAGTTTAATTCTCCGAAAGCAATTCATCTTGGAgctgttgattatttttctgattttcttcaAAGATCTAATCCGGTTAGGGAGGTGCCTGATTTATCTAGTTTAATTTCATCGGTTATTAATGATGAGGATTGTGTCCGGCTTTGTGGGATCCCTTCGTTGGTTGAAGTGAAAGAGGCTCTATCAActattcctattaatagttctccgg GTTTCCTTTCCAAAATGATTTCTCTTGAACAAGGTGCGTTTATACCTGGGCGaagtatttttgataatatcaGTCTTACCTAG